From the genome of Aliarcobacter lanthieri:
ACCACTTTTTTATCCTTTTTTTGATAAAGATAGGAAAACAGTACAAGATATACTTTCAGGAACTATTATAATAGATGAAGAGTAATGCTCTTTTTTAATATTTCAGCTTTTTATTTTTTTTACTTTGCAGCTGTTGGAATATATGTAATATTCTTACCAAAAGTATTAAATGATATTGGATATAGTACTTTTGATATTGGTATCATTTTAGCTGTTGCTCCTTTGATGAAATTTGCTATGCCATTTTTATTTTTAAAACATATTAGTCTAAATAAATACATGTTTAAAAAAGCACTATTTCTTACAGTTTTAGCTGTTGCTCTTTTTTATATAACAATCAATCATTTTTATATATTTATGTTAAATAATGCTTTTTTAGCTGCTTGTTTATCTTTGATTTTACCTTATCTAGAAGTTACAACTGTAACTGTTTTAGGAAAAGATAAATATGGGAAGGCTAGACTTTTTGGCTCAATTGGATTCATGATTATTGCATTAGTTTTAGCAAAAGTTTTAACTACCCCTTTTGTTGCTCTTCATTACTATTTAGGTGTTGTTATTTTAACAGTAATTTTTGCACTGCTACTTTTAAAAAATGATTTAGAAGAAAAGATAAGTCCAATAAGTGATGAAATATTTTCTTTTATGAAGCACTTTGCTTTTTGGGCAAGTATATTTTTCATGCAAGTAAGTTTTGGTTCATTTTATAACTTTTTTACAATATATGAATTAGATCATGGCTTATCTTTAGAAACTATCTCATATCTTTGGTCTTTTGGTGTAATTTGTGAAATTATAATGCTCTATTATCAAGCTCCAATTTTAAAAAACAATCTTTTATCTATAATAAAATTTTGTATAGGAATCACTGCTTTTAGATGGTTACTTCTATATTTATACCCACAATCAATTGAAGTTGTATTTTTTACTCAAGCTATTCATGCATTTTCATTTGCTTTATTTCATAGCTCAGTTGTAATTTATTTGTATTCACTTTATGATAATAAAAAACTAGCTCAACAGTTTATGTTTGGTGTTGGTTATGGTTTAGGTGGTTTTATAGGTGCTTTAATTGCTGGAGCAACTTATGGAGAATATCTATTTTTATTTAGTACTATTTTTGCATTTATTGCTTATATATGTGTATTATTTATTAAAAAAATATAATATAAGTAATAAATATTTTATCTAAATCCACCTCTTCTTTTTAAAAATATAAAACTGAAATCCAACAACTAAAACTAAAATTATTATAAATATATAAAAAGCATTATCATTAGAAGATCCTGGAATCCCACCAACATTTATTCCTAAAAGACCTGTTAAAAAAGTCAGTGGTAAAAATATTGCAGATAAAATAGCTAAAATATACATTTTTTTATTCATTTGTTCCGTTAAACTATTTACCAACTCTTCTTGAAAAAGTATAACTTTATCTCTAATAGTATCAAGTTCTTCTATATGTCTTATTAGTTGATCTGTTGTTTCTCTTAACTCAATTTTCTGATATTCATCAATCCATGTTAATTTTTCATTATATAGCCTCACTAAAGCTTCTTTTTGTGGAGCCAAATATCTTTTTATAGTTATACATTCTCTTCTAATTTTAAGTATTTCTGTTCGAAATTCTGTATTATTTTCAGTATCTAAAATATTTTCTTCTAAGAAATCTGCTTTTTCTTCAATTTTATCTATAACATCATCCATTCTATCAATCATTCTATAAGTTAATTCAACTAAAAATTCTGAAGAACTTTTAACTCCTTGACCTTTTTTTAGATTTTCTACTATCTCTGCTACAGATAAAATATTTTTTTTACTTGTTGTTATAATCAAATTTGATGATATAAAAATCCGAATAGAAATCATTTTCTCTGGTTTTGCATTTTTTTCTAAATTTACACCTCTTAATGCAATAAGTAAAGAATCATTTAAAACAATTGTTCTTGGTCTTGTTTCATCAGCTAAAAGAGCATCTACTGCAATAGAATCAATATTACTACTATTTGTAATCCAATTTTGAGCTTCTTCGCTTGTATAGTCAAAATGTACCCATAAAATTTTATTCTCTTTTTGTAGATTATTTAAACTATCATATTCTAATTCGATAGCACTTCCATTTTTTTCTATTAAAAAACCTTGAAATGACTTCATATTTTACCCTTGATTTATACTATAAACTATTTCTCTTTTAAATTTTTGTTCTTTTATCTCTTCAATCTTTAAGATCTTTAACTCTAAATTCATCAAATCAGCAAAGGTATTTATACTATTTTGAGCAAGAGTTTTTAAGATTTCTCCTCTATACGCTTTTGCAAAATGACTTACAACTTTTCCATCTTTTATAAATTTCATAGTTAAATAAGGTTTTTTAAGTGTATAAAATTTCTCATAGAATCCTGCTCGTAAGTCTAAAATATCTTCATCTTGTAAATATTTATCTAATATATTTGAAAAATTATCATTATAAAATTTCTCAATTTTTAAATTTAAAAAAGTTTCACCTTGTTTTAACTTATAATCAGGAATTTTATCACTAGCTTTTAATACACCAAATAAATTTGAAAATATTAAAACATTATTATCTATATATTTTTGTGCTGATTCTTCTAAATTATTATAAGAAAGGTAATCATAGGCAACACCTTCATATCTTTTTATAGCTTTCATTATAGGATTTTTAAAAATATCTATTCTATACTTTTCTATTATCTCCTTTTTCTTTGTACCAAAAAGTTTAGATAACTCATCATTTGAAGCAATCTCTAAAAACTTGTTATATGAATTTATAATTTCTAATCTTTTTTCAAAGAATTCAGGAAAAATAAAACTATTCTTATCAAATCCATTTTCTTCTCCACCATTAATTTTTGTCTCACTTGGAGAAAATAAAATCTTCATATTTATCCTTTAATATCACCTAATCAAAGCTTATTATAAATTATTATACAATCTTCACTATAAATTTCTATTTTACTTATCTATTATACTTATAAATATACTTTTAAACTGGAAAAACTATGAAAACTTTTGAAATAAAACAATATATTTTTATAATATGTGGTTCTTTATCATTATCCTTTGGAACTGTTGCATTTTTATCACCAAATGAGATAATAACAGGAGGAGGAATAGGAATATCTCTTCTTCTACACTTTTTATTCCCATCAATTACATTAGGGATTATTATGGCTATAGTTAGCCTTCCATTTTTGATATTATCTTATATTTATTTTGGTAAATACTATTTATTTAAAACTTTTATAGTAGTTATTTTATTATCAAGTTTTACAGATATTTTAAAAGAAATCTTAAAAATAAATCCTATTACAAATGATATCCTCTTAGCTGCAATATTTGGTGGAATGTTTATTGGTTTAGGTGTTGGATTAATAATCAAAGGAAGAGCTTCTACGGGAAGTACTTCTGTAGTAGGAGAAATAGTTGCAAAAAAAACAAAATATAAAGCTGCTGAAGTTTTACTTGGAATTGATGCTGCTATTATGTTTGCATCTATTTTTGTATACAATAATATTGATAAATCACTTTATAGTATGATTAGTGTATATGTTGGTATAAAAATTATTGACATTATTTTAACAGGTCGTCCATCTAAAAAAATAGTAAATATTGTATCTACAAATATTGATGTATTGAAAGAGCAAATAAGAGAAAAAATTGAAGAGCATGGAACAATTTTAACTGGAATTGGACTACATCAAGGTCAAGATAAAACAATTATATATATTGCAGTTGAAGCGAGTAAAATTGAACTCTTAAGAGACTTGATTAAAAAATATGATCCAGATGGTTTTATGATAATATCTGAAGCTTCTGAATTTTTAGGAAGAGATAATAGTATCTAAATAGATACTATTATTTTAATTTGGGAAATTAATTATTATCTCTTTTACACCATTTATAACAAATTGTGTTCCCATACAAACCAATAAAAAGCCCATAACTCTAGAAATAGCATCAACTCCATTTCGACCTACTATTTTCATAATAGAATCTGCACTTCTCAAACACAACCATAAAATTACACTTAGAATTAAAGGTACAGCTATTGATGTAACATATATAATCCAAGCTGGAGTATCTGATTGTCCACTACTAACAGTAGAAGCTGCACTAATAACCATTGCAATAGTACCTGGTCCTGCTGTACTTGGCATAGCAAGAGGAACAAAAGCTATACTCTCACTTTTTTGATTTTGCTGTTCATCCTCTTTTTTTGCAGGGAATAACATCCTCAAGCCAATATATGAAACAATCATACCTCCAGCAATTCTAAGTCCTGGAATTGAGATACCAAAACTTTTCATTATAAATTGTCCAAAATAAAATGATAAAACAATAATAAGAAATACATAAATTGAAGCATTAAGTGCCTCTTTATTTTTTTCTTGTTTTGTCATAGTAGATGATAAGCCAATAAATAGTGCAACTGTTGTTATTGGATTAGCAAGTGGTATTAAAACTATAAGTCCCATTGTAATAGTGTTTATTAATTCAATCATTTATATCCTTTCTAATTTGCAATCTTTTGCAATCTTTCATAATCTAAAATTTTTATTGTTCCTTTATCATTTTCTATAATATTATCCTTCTTTAATTTTGCTAATTGTCTTGAAAAAGTTTCAGGAGTTATATTTAAAATTTGTGCAATTTTTACTTGTTTTAGGCTAGGGAGTAATTTTTCATTCTCAAATAAAAATTTTGCAATTTTCTCTATGCTATTTAGAGTAATATTATAGTTTATAAAACTTTCTAAATATTTTATTTTTTTTGTAAGTGATTTTATAAAAAACATAGCAATTTCTGGTTTTAGCAAAAACTCTTCTTTAAATTTTTTATAATCAATTAATAAAACTTCTGAATCTGTTTCAAAAGAACAATTTGCTATAAAATTTATCTCTTCATAATTAACAATTTCAGCAATAAGTGCTGGTCCTACAAGATTATGAATCACTACTTCATTATCTTTAAAATCATGTGTATATAACTTTGCTATACCACGAATAAGTAAATGTAAATATTTTGATTCATCTCCTTTATAAAATAATATTTCACCTTTTTTATATAATTTTTTAAAAGATACCTCTTTTAATCTAGATAAATCTTTTTGCTCTAAAAAATTAAAAAAAGCATAATCTTTTTCATTTATTTCCATACTTTACTCTTTTCTTCTTGATACTTATCAATAATTTGTTAGCAATTATATGCAAAAATAGTAAATATCAAGTAAAAGTAGAGAAATGACTGTAGAAAAATTTGAAAATGAGATAAACACACTAAAAAAGTTTTATGAAATTTTTTGTATAGATAAACATTCAAATCAAAAAAGGTATATTATTAAAACTGAATATAAAGATACTATTTTTAACTTAGAACTTCATTTGTGTGAAGAATGCTTTGAAGCAATAAACTACTCATTTTCTAGACTTCAAAGCTGCCCTCATGAAATAAAACCTCGTTGTAGAAAATGTCCAAATCCTTGTTATGAAAAACAAAGATGGAAAAATATTGCAAAAATTATGAAATACTCAGCAATAAAACTATCTCTAAGTAAAATCAAATCAAAAGTTAAAAATTTATTTAATTAAAATTACCAAGTAATTGGTTCTTTATTTATAGTTTTTAATATCTCATTCGTTTTTGAAAAATGTTTACACCCTAAAAAACCTCTATATGCACTAAGTGGACTTGGATGGACACTTGTTAAAATATGATGTTTTTCTTGATTTATTAAAGCTTTTTTCTTGATAGCAGGGCTTCCCCAAAGTAAAAAAACTATATCACTACAATTTTGACTAATATATCTAATAATATTATCTGTAAAAACTTCCCAACCTAAGTTTTGATGGCTACCAGCTTTTGATTGTTCTACTGTTAAAACTGTATTTAAAAGTAAGACTCCTTGTCTTGCCCAAGGTGTTAAGTCGCCATCAAGACAAATAGATGGTATTTTTAAATCATCAAAAATTTCTTTTAAGATATTTTGCATAGAAGGTGGATTTTTAATATTTGCTGGAGTTGAAAAAGACAATCCTTGTGCTTGACCAAAACCATGATATGGATCTTGCCCTAATATAACAACTTTTAAATTATCTAATTTTGTTAATGAAAAGGCTCTAAAAATTTTATCTTTAGGTGGAAAAACTGTTGTTGTTTCATATTTATTATCAATTTGGATTTTTAAATCCTTATAATAATCTTTTTGTTTTTCTATTTCAATTACTTCTTCCCAAGTCATTATTATCCTTTCACTTATAGCTTATTTAATAGAAGTATTTATATCATTTCTTATTAAAAAATAATATCTAAATAAAAAAAGCTAAGGTTATAAAAACCTTAGCTCTTAAAATATAAAAATTATATATTATAAAACTGAAGATTTTATAACCATCATTTTTTCTACACTCATATCATCCATAGAGTGTGGGATTCCTCCCATTCCAAGTCCAGATACTTTTGCTCCACCAAATGGCATCCAATCAACTCTAAATGCAGTATGATCATTTACCATCACAGCTGTTGCATTTAATCTTTTAACAGCTTTTAAAGCTTTATCAATATTTTTTGTAAATACTGCTGCTTGGAAAGAAACATCAAGACTATTTGCTCTAGCTATTGCTTCATCTAAATCTTTATATGAATAGATACAAACAACTGGTCCAAATACCTCTTTTGTTGAAACAAGAGCGTCATCAGAAGGATTTAAAATAACTGTTGGTTCAAAACAAGAAGATGAAATTCTTTTTCCACCAGTTAAAATCTTTCCACCTTTTGTAACTGCTTCATTTACCCATTCTTCAACTCTGTCAACTTCATTATTATTTATTAATGGTCCAACTTCTGTTTTTGGATCAAGTTGATCTCCAACAATTAATTTTGAAGCAGTAGCAGCTAATTTTGTAGCAACTTCTTCACAAATTGATTCATGAACAAATACTCTTTGAACAGATACACAAACTTGTCCAGCATGGTAGAAACCACCTTTTGCAAGAGAAGGAATCATATCTTCAATATCAGCATCAGCTTCAACAATAACAGGAGCTACTCCACCATGTTCTAAAACAACTCTTGTTCCATCACTAGCTTTTGAGTTTAAGTACCAACCAACACTTCCAGAACCAATGAATGTTAAAAATGCAGTTTTTGGAGAAGTTGATAATAGTTCTCCACCTTTTCTATCACAAACAACAGCTTGTGCCCAACCTTTTGGTAGACCAGCTTCTTCAAGAATTTTTACAAGTCTTACAGCACTCATAGGAGTTTGAGTTGCTGGTCTAATAATAACTGGACAACCAGCTGCTATTGCAGGAATTACTTGATGAACAGCAAGATTAAAAGGGTGATTAAATGCAGAAATAGCAGCAACAACACCTATTGGCTCTTTAAAAGTATAAGCCATTCTATTTGCACTTGTAGAAGTATGTCCCATAGCAACTTCTTTACCTTCAAATACACTTAAATATTCAATTGCTATTTTAATCCCATTTATTGCTCTTAAAATTTCAACTTTTGAGTCAATATAAGGTTTTCCACCTTCACTTGCACATAAAATTGTAAGTTCTTCAACTTGAGAACTCATAATTTTCATAACATTTTCTAAAATTTCAACTCTCTTATATTTTGGTAACCATCCATCTTTATTCACAAAAGTTTTATGTGCTAAATCTATAGCTGCTTCAACTTCTTCATAACTGTTAAAAGGAACAGTTCCAACAACTTTACCATCAAATGGTGATGTAACTTCTATTGTACTCATATTTTCTCCTTATTAAAATTTAGAATAAAAAAGGGGGCTTTATTTTAAAGCCCCCTTTTGATTGTTTAGATTAAACTAAACAAGTTTTTTGTGGTAATAACTCATTTAAGATTGAATGATTTAAAGAGTAATCAACAGCTAAATCAATTAGATGTACTCCTTTACCATTTACGCACTCTTCAAGTACTTTCTCAAATTCTTCTACAGATTTAGGTCTATAACCTTTTGCACCATATGATTCTGCATATTTTACAAAATCTGGATTTCCAAGATCAAGTCCAAATGACTCTAATCCCATACCTGTTTGTTTCCATTTAATCATACCATAAGCGTTATCATTTAAAATAATAACTGTTAAATCTAAACCAAGTCTTACAGCTGTTTCCATCTCTTGTGAATTCATCATAAATCCACCATCTCCACAAACAGATACAACTTTTTTATTTGGATAAATCATTTTTGCCATCATTCCTGAAGGTAATCCAGCACCCATAGTAGCTAGTGCATTATCTAAAAGCAGTGTATTTGGTTTTGCACATCTATAGTTTCTTGCAAACCAGATTTTATAAACACCATTATCTAGTGTTACAATATCTTCATCTGCTAAAGTCTTTCTAATAGATCTTACTGCTCTTTGTGGTAAAATTGGGAACCTGTTATCTCCAAAATATTTTGATAATCTTGTTCTAATTTCTTCAGCCATTCTTGTATAATAATCAAAATCCCAGTGAGGTTGAACAGCTATTTTTTCAGTTATTTTCTGAATATTGCAAGCGATATCACCAACAACATCCATTTGTGGGAAATATGTATCATCTACTTCACTTGGGAAGAAATTGATATGCATAACTTTTGTTGCACCCTCTTTATTTGACATAAAAAATGGTGGTTTTTCAATAACATCATGTCCAACATTAATAATTAAATCTGCTCTGTCAATTGCACAGTGAACAAAATCATCTTTTGATAATGCTGCTGCACTTAAGCACATTGGGTGATTTTCATCAACAACACCTTTACCCATTTGAGTAGAGAAGAATCCCATTCCAGTTTTGTTTACAAAATCTGTTAATGTATTTCCAATTCTTGTTCTATTAGCTCCAGCTCCAATTAAAAGAAGTGGTCTTTTAGCTTTTTCTATCATAGAAACTGCTTCTGCAATTACATCATCAATAGCAGCTGGATATTTTACAGTATGTACAGGATAAATTGTTGTATCAGCATCTACTTCTTCAATAGCAATATCTTCAGGTAATTCAATATGAACTGCACCTGGTCTTTCAGTTGTAGCAATTTTAAATGCATCTCTAATAACAGATGGTACATTATGACCATTAACTATTTGTTTTGCATATTTAGTCATAGGTCTCATCATTCTTACGATATCGATAATCTGGAATCTACCTTGTTTTGATTTTTTAATAGGTTTTTGACCTGTAATCATCATCATTGGCATTCCACCAAGTTGTGCATAAGCAGCACTTGTAGCAAAGTTTGTTGCACCAGGCCCAAGAGTTGATAAGCAAACTCCAACCTTACCTGTAAGTCTTCCATAAGTTGCTGCCATAAATCCAGCACCTTGTTCATGTCTTGTAAGGATTAATTTGATTTTTGATTTTCTTAATGATTCTAAAAAATCTAAGTTTTCCTCTCCAGGAACACCAAAAATATACTCAACACCTTCGTTTTCCAACGCTTTTATAAATAAATCTGATGCGTTCATTTTCTTTTACTCCAACATTAATTTTATTATTATATAAACAATTTCAAAATATTAAAATTTTGTAACAATATCTACAAGTTATTAAACTCTTGATAAACAATTAATATTATAGCCACATTAAAACTATTTTTGAACATAATTAATCATATTTCATCTTCTTATATTCTTATATTAACAAAAAGTTACACTTTGTTTTAAAATGTTACTTTTATATAAAATTAATATGGTTTTGAATAGCATTCACACAAATATATTTATTAATTTTGGTGGTAAAAAATGGAAAAAAACACAGTTATATTTGATTTAGATGGTACTCTTTTAGACTCAATAGAGGATATCGCAGTAAGTATGAATAAAGTTCTAGAAAGTTTAAATCTTCCAACACATAATATTAAAGATTATAAATATTTTGTTGGTAGTGGAGTTGATATTTTAGTAGAAAATGCTTTAGGTAAATTTTCAAAAGAGATAAAAGACGAAGCTATTAAAAGATTTAAACTTGAATATGATGGAAAACTTCATTCAAAAACTATACCTTATGAGGGGATTTATGAATTACTAAATGAATTGAAAAAGTTAAATTATAACTTAGCAGTTTTATCAAATAAGCCTCATGAATTTACAGTATCTTATGTAAACCATTTTTTTCAAGATTATGGATTTAAAGAGGTACATGGGCAAAAGGACAATGTTCCTAAAAAACCAAATCCACAAGCAGCAATTGAAATAGCAAAATCTTTAAATGTACCTTGTGAAAAGGTATTTTTTATAGGAGACACAAAAGTTGATATGCAAACAGCAAAAAGTGCAAATATGTTAGCAATTGGGGTATTATGGGGGTTTAGGGACGAACAAGAGTTAAGAGAATTTGGAGCAGATTTTATAGTCAAAACTCCAATGGAAATATTAAATATTATCAAATCATATTGACAATTCATATATTTGGTAATATAATGACTTATACATTATTTAGAAAGGATTTAATATGTCAAAAGTAATTAAACAACTAAAGCAAATTCAAGCTGATGCACATGCATTGTATGTAAAAATTCATAACTACCATTGGAATGTAAAAGGTATGGATTTTCATCCTGTACACTCTTATACAGAAGGTGTTTACAATCAAATGTCAGAATTATATGATGATATGGCAGAAAGAGTTATTATATTAGGAGACAAACCTTATTTAACTTTAGAAGAATTAATTAAAGCTACAAAAATTGAAACAGAAAAAGGTGATAGCTTCAAATCAAAAGAGATTGTAGAAAAAATTATCAAAGATTTTGAATATCTTTTAAAAGAGTTCAAAGATTTAAGTGAAACTGC
Proteins encoded in this window:
- a CDS encoding MFS transporter, which codes for MLFFNISAFYFFYFAAVGIYVIFLPKVLNDIGYSTFDIGIILAVAPLMKFAMPFLFLKHISLNKYMFKKALFLTVLAVALFYITINHFYIFMLNNAFLAACLSLILPYLEVTTVTVLGKDKYGKARLFGSIGFMIIALVLAKVLTTPFVALHYYLGVVILTVIFALLLLKNDLEEKISPISDEIFSFMKHFAFWASIFFMQVSFGSFYNFFTIYELDHGLSLETISYLWSFGVICEIIMLYYQAPILKNNLLSIIKFCIGITAFRWLLLYLYPQSIEVVFFTQAIHAFSFALFHSSVVIYLYSLYDNKKLAQQFMFGVGYGLGGFIGALIAGATYGEYLFLFSTIFAFIAYICVLFIKKI
- a CDS encoding zinc transporter ZntB translates to MKSFQGFLIEKNGSAIELEYDSLNNLQKENKILWVHFDYTSEEAQNWITNSSNIDSIAVDALLADETRPRTIVLNDSLLIALRGVNLEKNAKPEKMISIRIFISSNLIITTSKKNILSVAEIVENLKKGQGVKSSSEFLVELTYRMIDRMDDVIDKIEEKADFLEENILDTENNTEFRTEILKIRRECITIKRYLAPQKEALVRLYNEKLTWIDEYQKIELRETTDQLIRHIEELDTIRDKVILFQEELVNSLTEQMNKKMYILAILSAIFLPLTFLTGLLGINVGGIPGSSNDNAFYIFIIILVLVVGFQFYIFKKKRWI
- a CDS encoding YaaA family protein — protein: MKILFSPSETKINGGEENGFDKNSFIFPEFFEKRLEIINSYNKFLEIASNDELSKLFGTKKKEIIEKYRIDIFKNPIMKAIKRYEGVAYDYLSYNNLEESAQKYIDNNVLIFSNLFGVLKASDKIPDYKLKQGETFLNLKIEKFYNDNFSNILDKYLQDEDILDLRAGFYEKFYTLKKPYLTMKFIKDGKVVSHFAKAYRGEILKTLAQNSINTFADLMNLELKILKIEEIKEQKFKREIVYSINQG
- a CDS encoding YitT family protein produces the protein MKTFEIKQYIFIICGSLSLSFGTVAFLSPNEIITGGGIGISLLLHFLFPSITLGIIMAIVSLPFLILSYIYFGKYYLFKTFIVVILLSSFTDILKEILKINPITNDILLAAIFGGMFIGLGVGLIIKGRASTGSTSVVGEIVAKKTKYKAAEVLLGIDAAIMFASIFVYNNIDKSLYSMISVYVGIKIIDIILTGRPSKKIVNIVSTNIDVLKEQIREKIEEHGTILTGIGLHQGQDKTIIYIAVEASKIELLRDLIKKYDPDGFMIISEASEFLGRDNSI
- a CDS encoding MarC family NAAT transporter, whose translation is MIELINTITMGLIVLIPLANPITTVALFIGLSSTMTKQEKNKEALNASIYVFLIIVLSFYFGQFIMKSFGISIPGLRIAGGMIVSYIGLRMLFPAKKEDEQQNQKSESIAFVPLAMPSTAGPGTIAMVISAASTVSSGQSDTPAWIIYVTSIAVPLILSVILWLCLRSADSIMKIVGRNGVDAISRVMGFLLVCMGTQFVINGVKEIIINFPN
- a CDS encoding Crp/Fnr family transcriptional regulator is translated as MEINEKDYAFFNFLEQKDLSRLKEVSFKKLYKKGEILFYKGDESKYLHLLIRGIAKLYTHDFKDNEVVIHNLVGPALIAEIVNYEEINFIANCSFETDSEVLLIDYKKFKEEFLLKPEIAMFFIKSLTKKIKYLESFINYNITLNSIEKIAKFLFENEKLLPSLKQVKIAQILNITPETFSRQLAKLKKDNIIENDKGTIKILDYERLQKIAN
- a CDS encoding nitrous oxide-stimulated promoter family protein, with product MTVEKFENEINTLKKFYEIFCIDKHSNQKRYIIKTEYKDTIFNLELHLCEECFEAINYSFSRLQSCPHEIKPRCRKCPNPCYEKQRWKNIAKIMKYSAIKLSLSKIKSKVKNLFN
- the ung gene encoding uracil-DNA glycosylase, translated to MTWEEVIEIEKQKDYYKDLKIQIDNKYETTTVFPPKDKIFRAFSLTKLDNLKVVILGQDPYHGFGQAQGLSFSTPANIKNPPSMQNILKEIFDDLKIPSICLDGDLTPWARQGVLLLNTVLTVEQSKAGSHQNLGWEVFTDNIIRYISQNCSDIVFLLWGSPAIKKKALINQEKHHILTSVHPSPLSAYRGFLGCKHFSKTNEILKTINKEPITW
- a CDS encoding aldehyde dehydrogenase family protein; this encodes MSTIEVTSPFDGKVVGTVPFNSYEEVEAAIDLAHKTFVNKDGWLPKYKRVEILENVMKIMSSQVEELTILCASEGGKPYIDSKVEILRAINGIKIAIEYLSVFEGKEVAMGHTSTSANRMAYTFKEPIGVVAAISAFNHPFNLAVHQVIPAIAAGCPVIIRPATQTPMSAVRLVKILEEAGLPKGWAQAVVCDRKGGELLSTSPKTAFLTFIGSGSVGWYLNSKASDGTRVVLEHGGVAPVIVEADADIEDMIPSLAKGGFYHAGQVCVSVQRVFVHESICEEVATKLAATASKLIVGDQLDPKTEVGPLINNNEVDRVEEWVNEAVTKGGKILTGGKRISSSCFEPTVILNPSDDALVSTKEVFGPVVCIYSYKDLDEAIARANSLDVSFQAAVFTKNIDKALKAVKRLNATAVMVNDHTAFRVDWMPFGGAKVSGLGMGGIPHSMDDMSVEKMMVIKSSVL
- a CDS encoding acetolactate synthase large subunit, with protein sequence MNASDLFIKALENEGVEYIFGVPGEENLDFLESLRKSKIKLILTRHEQGAGFMAATYGRLTGKVGVCLSTLGPGATNFATSAAYAQLGGMPMMMITGQKPIKKSKQGRFQIIDIVRMMRPMTKYAKQIVNGHNVPSVIRDAFKIATTERPGAVHIELPEDIAIEEVDADTTIYPVHTVKYPAAIDDVIAEAVSMIEKAKRPLLLIGAGANRTRIGNTLTDFVNKTGMGFFSTQMGKGVVDENHPMCLSAAALSKDDFVHCAIDRADLIINVGHDVIEKPPFFMSNKEGATKVMHINFFPSEVDDTYFPQMDVVGDIACNIQKITEKIAVQPHWDFDYYTRMAEEIRTRLSKYFGDNRFPILPQRAVRSIRKTLADEDIVTLDNGVYKIWFARNYRCAKPNTLLLDNALATMGAGLPSGMMAKMIYPNKKVVSVCGDGGFMMNSQEMETAVRLGLDLTVIILNDNAYGMIKWKQTGMGLESFGLDLGNPDFVKYAESYGAKGYRPKSVEEFEKVLEECVNGKGVHLIDLAVDYSLNHSILNELLPQKTCLV
- a CDS encoding HAD family hydrolase; amino-acid sequence: MEKNTVIFDLDGTLLDSIEDIAVSMNKVLESLNLPTHNIKDYKYFVGSGVDILVENALGKFSKEIKDEAIKRFKLEYDGKLHSKTIPYEGIYELLNELKKLNYNLAVLSNKPHEFTVSYVNHFFQDYGFKEVHGQKDNVPKKPNPQAAIEIAKSLNVPCEKVFFIGDTKVDMQTAKSANMLAIGVLWGFRDEQELREFGADFIVKTPMEILNIIKSY
- a CDS encoding Dps family protein; the encoded protein is MSKVIKQLKQIQADAHALYVKIHNYHWNVKGMDFHPVHSYTEGVYNQMSELYDDMAERVIILGDKPYLTLEELIKATKIETEKGDSFKSKEIVEKIIKDFEYLLKEFKDLSETASKDGDKGTEAFADDKVAKFEKDLWMLNSMLK